The genomic window TGTTCAGGTAACAGCACAGACTAAAAACCCAGAGACAACAGTAAACAACTTTAATTAAAATAGAATTAATGTCTGACGGAAACAAATGTTTAAAGTTAcgtttacatttagaaacaaaagaaaaccaaAGGATTTCTGCAGATTCTGACACATTTTTATGATCATGTTTGATGGTAAATTTGTAAAGTTTAGTGCTAGACAGTAAACATGAAAGCCTTTTAAAAGTTCTGTGTGTGACCTCACTGCACAAAAGAGCTAaggaatgctgaggccaggtataacaaaaattaagttatacCAAATTTATGCAGCAATCAAGTCTCCCCCAGCGGTCTAAATTATTTCCCCTGGGAACTGAGGAAGCAGCACATTCTTTCTCTATTCTCACTCCcactgcagtcaaaacatcttccatggtcaAGACAACAGTGGCTGAACTGATAAGGACTGATAAGACTGATAAGACTGAAGGTTATGGACAGAGCGAACCCACTGGTGTCTCTTATCTtagcacacacattccacaattctTACACAGCTCATGCAtctcccacccccccccaccccccacttggCGTCTGCTGTCGGCCTTATTATTCACACTGTCCCCCGAATCCctttaaatccatgaaaaaattccagcatgtgtccacgtgtactgtgtgtaaactgtatgatgtcttatacttgtgctttgcattattctGTCAAGATTTATGGCGCCGGGGATGCCGGCAGCCTGTTACGTCTTGTGCTGTTACTGTAACAaagtaatttccccattgtgtggatcaataaagtaagtctaagtctaagtctattttttttatagtgtttttaattATCAAATGCCTCCGTTGGTTTCTTGTGACACATTTAGATGTTAAAGTGACAGTAAGTGCTTATTATtagtttgtgtttccattacaaacagttTTAATTTACACTTAATTAGTTTTAGCTACAGTTTAATTAATCCAACAGGCTCATAAAAAATGTTATaattgacctttttttttgtttgtttttgttttgctcttCCACTGTTCTACACTTTATTGTAATTGATTTTCCTCTCATTGAATGTATTCAGTCTTCCAAACTTTAATCAGATGAATGTAAACCAAAGTTctgtttatctgatgttttcaatcTACCTGCAGATGAGAAACTGTTATTTCACATGTATATTATTTATCCAGTAGATGTGCGAATGTTCCAGTACGTACAACCTGTAAACTGTATTTTCATGTCCAGACTTCAACCCCTTCTATCTTGTAACGGTGGGTCGCCGTTGCGTCCGGTCACCGTTACGTTTTATATTAATGATATTAGTATATTGTATAGCTAATGTAGTAAAGCATGAAGAAATAAGACACACATTCtggttaaatatgttttattGGTTAATTGTATTGTTTGGAGGGTGATTCGGAGGTGAGCAGGTCCAGCGAGGGAGGGTGAGCCGTGTGTGCGGCGGTCCTCTTTTGCCGGGCGTGCGTAGGCGCCTGTGTATGACAAGTGTGTGCATAGTGAATTATTAAAGGTGAATAACAACAGTAGATTACTTTAAAGTTAAGgtattgttacttttttttagaatataATAAGACGCCAACTTACCTGCATGTGGGCTTCCGTTTCGTCCGGCCAAAGGATTCCCTGGGGGGCTGGGATGCTATTTAAAGGTTCCGGGAGGGGAGCGCACATGGGGTGGTTGAAGGAGGGGTGTTCTGGTGGTgggataaatgtaaatatgtatatacgtGTTTGTATAATGgtgttttgtatatttgatttGTCTTAAtctttgtaaataaaatgtattttatgagtttgtggtgtttttaaaattagaaaaaaagtgctGTTTGATAGGATAGGTTAATTGTGTTTCCCCTGTGGAAAAAATGGTTTAGTTGAGTCACATGCACAGTGTTTTTTGTATGTATAGGGGGTCATTTTAGTGTTGGATGTGGTTGGTGAAGGTTGTGTTTCTTTGACAcgcttaagaaaaataaagaagattGATTTTTTTACTACCATCCTGGGTTTATGCTCCTTTTGAAACGCGCCTTGACCGATCGGGCTATcacatatctttaaccctttcattcacagTGGTCACTctggtggacagttattctacagctggtctcttaTTTATTCATGGGCttggttattttagttccaaacatccatctttaacccttacagacccaagcgtccacctttaacccataaagaccgctTTTGGTGAATTCATTCCAGGCTGGTATGTTCAACTGGACTCTTTTAGAGATTATTTAGATCACTTTGtttgtcctttgccactttaatACTGAGTGAATTAGATTTGACATGTCAGAAAAATTAGTGGAAAACCTGCTGTTTGGGTGTGATTAAATCTATAAAGAGGGTGAATATGACAGCCACcctggcttacggccataccaccctggaCACGCCAAAACTTGTCTGATCCCAGAAGCAGGAtcaggcctggtcagtacttggacaGGAGACTGCCTTGGGAACAgctcatgacccccccccccaagtacCTATTGCTCAACCTGGGATCGATCAAAACAGTGATGGGATTGGATGCCTCCATCTGGTGGTAAATCAAGTTGctgcaaaaaggaaaaataaattcCTCCACTGTGGTTGAAGGCTATGTAGGCCAATTTCAATGATCTCTTTTCAtacacatatttattcacattctgttactgatataatttctgttttgttttatttacctAGATGGAACGGATAAGATTTCATCTGTCATTGATAAGATTCAATTTGTATTCTGAATATGGTGTTGGCCTATGTATtaaatcatttacacatgtataataCATTCTAGGAAAAAATACATTATCTGACAAATTGGTGGAGCAAATAAAGATATAGCTAATCCAAAATGCACAGTTGACTGAGATATAATGTAGATGTTAGAAATGGAAAAAGATGGAATTTGTCGATTAAACAAGCTTTATTTATAAAAATATGCAAACATGTTTACACATTAAAAATCTGAAAtctgaaataaacatttttatatgatcactttataaaaaaaattcaaacgcaTGATGATGGTACTAAGTAATAGTACACAATTTTACAAAGTTCACTTTTAAAGCAGAGCAAGTGCATTTCCAGCTGTAAAAAGTGCAGTTGAGAAGAAACCTCTTACATATTCAGAGCAGCAGGTACACTAGAATACAGAGGTTGCATTTGAGAAATGCGTGGCATCGAAAAATCACTACAGAGCATTTGAAGATGTGAAAACACAACCGTCTACATCAACAAAACACAGTGCAATAACATAGACATACAAGGGATTGTTAACAAGTTATAAGTTAGTTTTGATACGCGTATCATGAGTATGTGCAGACATAAAAGAAAATTACACACAGTACAATAAATTAGGGTCCTCCATTGTACTTGTGTCAGTATGTGCAGACATGAAAGTACAACTTGTACGTAGTTTACATCaattaaacagtaaaataaattaGACCACATAAGggtttgtgaacaagttataagtCAGTTTTGACATGcgtgacatgaaaaaaaaaacaaaaaaaaaacaaaacaattgagtAAGTGCAGACATGAAAATATAACTTGTATGCAGTGTACATCAGTAAAACATAGTGCAATAAAATAGACCACACAAGGGTTTGTAAACAAGTTATAAGTCAGTTTTGTTGTGGTTTAGGATTAGCGTGAGTACCTGATTTGTGTTCACATTTTGACAAGTACATGAGTTGCATAGTGTGACATTTGGTATACTGTAACTCAGTGTTTGTGGCTTCATAGATGACAGTTGTTCACTTGATCCCAAAATGAGTGAGTCCAGTGCAGaaccacagatacagatacagacagactttAGTGCCACACATCAGTGCTGGTGGTATTCTTACAGCAAAGTCCAAAGGACAAAAGAAgaaattatttacaaaaaaaaagggggtggggtggggtggggtgggtgggagtatatacatatgtatatgcaTAGTCTTAAGATGGAGAAGGTGGGTGGGTTGTAGGGAGGACAGGTCTGGGCCAGGAGTGGACTGGACTGTAGAACCAGGAAGAGGTGGATTGGCTGGGATGGAATGTGGTGGGCAGTGACTACAGGGTTTCTCTCTCTccatatagtgttttttttttagttatttttttctcacTCTTTTCTCTTAGGGGTGGCGAAGAAGGCCAGCATGTTGGGCAGCGCCCCCCTGACAGACGACGGAGGTGGTGGAGGGTGGAACTCCATCTGCTCCTTCAAGAGCCTCCTCTCCACGGTCTCCCCTCTCACGCTCTTGTAGCTGGAGGCCCTCGTGAAGAGGCCGTGCATCTCGCTGCCCTTCAGCCACCCGATGTTGGGAGTGGCAATGCCCGGTGCTTTGGCAGAGGCAGGGGGCTGCTCCCAAAACTTCTGCCAGCCCTCCAGCACAACCCCACCAGGCTCTGAGGCAGCAGAGCTCTCCTCCAGGGATGAGGGTCTGGGCTCAGTGTCCTGACTCCCAGCTGGAGTGAGCTCCACACAGGTGGTGAGCTGGGTGCACACCGCAGCCTCAGACTCCTCCGGGATGTTCTCTGACAAAgagatggaataaaaaaaaataagtaggaACGGCACTGCTAAATACACGCTACACTAATGAATTTGACATGGCTCTAGCACACAGTGGTAACAGCTCCAGAGCAGAACACAACAgtcttttcttgttcatttcaatgtAAACCATATTACCTGTGGCAGCCAACAGCTCTGCATCGCTGGCATAGTTGGGATCCTGCTCAAACTGGGAGACCACAGACTCTGCCCGTTGAGCTTTTGACTGTTGTAActgcagaaaataaacaaaccGTTGTAGACAAATGACATGTCAAATTAAATTGATCTCCTGCagaaagtgctgtatgtttgcttgCTCCGTGCAAAGCCACCTCATTGAACATTAAAGGGCTATGTATACCTTGATGGTGCCTCCCATCTCACAGTCTATGAGATTAACAtgacttaaaggtcccgtattatgcaaatctcactttgtgaca from Sphaeramia orbicularis chromosome 1, fSphaOr1.1, whole genome shotgun sequence includes these protein-coding regions:
- the LOC115418003 gene encoding uncharacterized protein LOC115418003 encodes the protein MAVCASIQCLKEGNVAVGRLRPRRKQSFTRKRSGIWKGLNRNSSGSGRGGVQEGRGGAVARPAGAHVQEVRRADAAVAPGERRGLAGLAALRVLPERGAEPGPAVAEAEPGPAVAEAAHAGVRQRVPCCHLHLDRRLELQQSKAQRAESVVSQFEQDPNYASDAELLAATENIPEESEAAVCTQLTTCVELTPAGSQDTEPRPSSLEESSAASEPGGVVLEGWQKFWEQPPASAKAPGIATPNIGWLKGSEMHGLFTRASSYKSVRGETVERRLLKEQMEFHPPPPPSSVRGALPNMLAFFATPKRKE